From Malaya genurostris strain Urasoe2022 chromosome 2, Malgen_1.1, whole genome shotgun sequence:
TgttaaaattaataatatatttttcatagctcgcctgcaatttctttcaaaaatgaatGTTGAACGGTTACTTAATGGGCATTATCACAAAAAACGCGTAAATTAAtcaattagtttaaaaattatatCTGATCGTTGAATAACCGAACAATTCGAAAAATCCAGCATCCCTTCGCTCAGTTATCACcccaatcattttttttgttgaatataGAGAATTTTACCTTAGTTTGATTTGccttttcgggccagaaaaactttctgatccaaTGTGCAGAGTTGGGAATCTAACCCAGGTCTTCTAActtgaaatttgttttaaagAACAATTTGCAAAAATGGCATCCCTTATAAAATGATCGAAGCGTATACCAACCCTGATAgttcacactttcgagtttcgaATTTCGAAATATGATTCGAGGAAGCCAGATTTGTATATATTGTTTGTAAATTTACTGATTTTGAATAAACGatgtagatatttttttaaattatcaaatgttttgaacattttaaaccaatattataatttttttatgtaaaagtgctgACGTACTATTTTTGGTTAGTAAAACGGGGGTTGGAATCACTTTATTGAAACATTTTGAATGGGTAAATCTGTCTGGAAACACTTTACGTTGGTTCTTTGAGTTGTTTACCTACAGCGATACTATTAATTTCTTTTGTGAATTAGGCTTAAAATTTAGAAATCAGCTGTGAATAATTCGCTGTAGTAGGATAATGTCGGAATACAGTACAGTCAAAAGCAGCAAGTTGGTGCTGAAAGGCGAAAGCTCCAAGTAAGTAATAGCACAGTattcacacattttttttactagAAATGCATTTTTTCATACAGGAACTCTAAACGCAAACATAAAAAGCACAAAAGGGATAAGGAAGGTTCGTCATCTAAACGGAGCAGATCGGAAGTGGACGAGGATGCTCAGAAACACGGCGGATGGTGGAAGGTGACCAAAGTAACCGAGATAACTGGTTCAATTGCAATTCAGTTCGGAAAAAGGGCTTTTATCAAGGCCCTCGACAATGGTATGTTCACACTTGGGGCACCACACAACGAAGGGGATGGACCAGACCCGGAAGAAATTTTCACTGCTGTGCTTATCAATGAGGAGAAGGTAGCTTTCAAGTCGGGCTACGGAAAGTATTTGAAAGCAGAAAAAGATGGTATGATCACTGGACGGTCCGATGCGGTTTCAGCAGTGGAACAATTCGAACCAGTTTTCGAAGGATCCAAAATGGCCTTACTGGCCGCAAATGGATGTTTTGTGTCAGTCGATCCGGAGGATGATGCCGTCGTAGCGATAAAAAAGAAAGTTGGTGACAATGAGGTATGCGTGGTGAGGAGTTGCGCCGTCCGAGAACAGAAAACTACCAAGGATGTAGCTGTGGAAGAACAGGGCGATCTGGACCAAGTGGAAATTAATTATGTGTAAGTTGCATAGAATAGTCTACTAGATTATTCTCTTAatgataacattttttacgcagCAAAAAGTTCCAGAAGTTCCAGGATAAGAGATTGCGCGTTAATACGGAGGACAAAGCAGCGTTGAAGCAAGCTCAGGTGGAGGGCGCTCTACATGAAGCACTTCTCGATCGTCGAAGCAAAATGAAAGCCGATAGAtattgcaaataaaaaaaaacatctgaaATGAATCTTTATGACTTTATTGATCATCATTTTCTTCGCTGTATTCTACCGTACTCGCTCTTACAAAAAAATGCTTAATTGTTTGCTGTTCAACCCGTCCGGTTCACCACCATGCTTTCTTTCGTGATTACTTTTCTTCGTGGGTGAATTATTTGTTCTGTTTATTTTTGAGTATAACATGTAATTTTACGTATCCCAGATAGGGGTCCTGAATGAGTAGTAATGTGTattttttgtagatagttaattaTAATACCAGAATCGAGAAGGTAATTTATTTTGCTCCATTTCTACTGATGAACGGTTTGATTTCTACCATATACTTTGTCTCCATTATTGAATAACAGAAATGTTTGTTATTTAGCTTTTCAATCGAATGCACAAACTGATTGAACCTGTTTTTCATTTCGTGGGTTTAGCTTAATTCTAAACTGCATTGCTATGAGTAGAATGAATCAAAAGCATACGATTCATAC
This genomic window contains:
- the LOC131428305 gene encoding protein FRG1 homolog, whose protein sequence is MSEYSTVKSSKLVLKGESSKNSKRKHKKHKRDKEGSSSKRSRSEVDEDAQKHGGWWKVTKVTEITGSIAIQFGKRAFIKALDNGMFTLGAPHNEGDGPDPEEIFTAVLINEEKVAFKSGYGKYLKAEKDGMITGRSDAVSAVEQFEPVFEGSKMALLAANGCFVSVDPEDDAVVAIKKKVGDNEVCVVRSCAVREQKTTKDVAVEEQGDLDQVEINYVKKFQKFQDKRLRVNTEDKAALKQAQVEGALHEALLDRRSKMKADRYCK